The Garra rufa chromosome 23, GarRuf1.0, whole genome shotgun sequence genome includes a region encoding these proteins:
- the il2rga gene encoding interleukin 2 receptor, gamma a: MMLLLVALFLGNTPSSAFAASSQPQISCLIINLDYVNCTWSEDKHNYSFKSMFTHKELLDCHKYLRVNGVNVGCKLLYEKVQRFYTLQTFLYNANGSLVTEQKHDLRAHVKLYPPYNLSVVEIKDAELWLYWNVTRNDNCIESQVRYRTDNDWKTIPPGQRTFFSLPFPSKKQYEFQVKARIHSSCGQSIFWSDWSEPLYWGTSKTNDTSDGLANISVMTLLLCTAGATVILVILSCLLVHSERLRIILIPVVPNAGRNVSNYLAALFDNYDGNVEKWLSMPKDLENGFKPNFTERACPVREYRMVSESSTDTESILSNPTDLSSDYQCMHSYSSASTIPGSAETTQTQDLSEVDNPV, from the exons ATGATGTTACTTTTAGTCGCCCTTTTCCTTGGGAACACTCCTTCGTCTGCATTTGCAGCATCGTCCCAGCCAC AAATTAGCTGCCTTATCATCAATCTGGACTATGTTAATTGCACATGGAGTGAGGATAAGCACAATTACAGTTTCAAGAGCAT GTTTACACATAAGGAACTTCTGGACTGTCATAAATATCTCAGGGTTAACGGTGTTAACGTGGGCTGCAAGTTACTCTACGAAAAAGTACAACGGTTTTATACTTTACAAACATTTCTGTACAATGCCAATGGCAGTTTGGTGACAGAGCAGAAACATGATCTGAGAGCACATG TGAAGCTTTACCCTCCGTACAACCTGTCCGTTGTGGAGATAAAAGATGCGGAACTGTGGCTGTACTGGAACGTTACAAGGAACGACAACTGCATTGAGAGCCAAGTTCGTTACAGGACAGACAACGACTGGAAG ACCATCCCTCCAGGCCAAAGGACCTTCTTCAGTTTGCCTTTTCCCTCAAAAAAACAGTACGAGTTCCAGGTCAAGGCGCGAATACACTCATCTTGCGGACAGTCCATATTTTGGAGCGACTGGAGTGAGCCTCTCTACTGGGGAACTTCGAAGACCAACGATACCTCAG ATGGTCTGGCTAACATCTCTGTGATGACACTGCTGTTGTGTACAGCGGGAGCCACAGTAATTCTCGTCATTCTCTCCTGCTTGCTTGTCCATAGCGAGAG GTTAAGAATCATTTTAATACCAGTGGTACCAAATGCGGGACGAAATGTAAGCAATTACCTGGCAGCCCTGTTTGACAATTATGACGGCAATGTTGAG AAATGGCTGTCCATGCCTAAAGATCTGGAGAACGGCTTCAAACCCAATTTCACAGAGCGTGCCTGCCCAGTACGTGAGTACAGGATGGTGTCCGAGTCCAGCACAGACACCGAAAGCATCCTCTCCAACCCGACAGACCTGTCGTCTGACTACCAGTGCATGCATAGCTACTCATCAGCTTCCACCATACCTGGATCTGCCGAAACCACACAAACCCAAGATCTGTCGGAAGTGGATAATCCAGTCTAA
- the cfap298 gene encoding cilia- and flagella-associated protein 298, with translation MVQLHVKRGDESQFLFNTTVDVSIDTLNQQVSAIYNGRLKVDRICTEIPELADHGVSLPPNMQGLTDDQIMELKLKDEWEDRCIPSSGAEFKKDELGRRNGHAPNEKMKEVLRKTVEEAKALISNKQVQANVCVTMDMVTEALDQLRGAVMIVYPMGLPPHDPIRMEFENQEDLTGTQASLQVIPEEDAQLWWASKELQRGKKLQEYVGKNEKTKIIVKIQKKGQGAPAREPVVSEDEQKKMMLHYYKRQEELKKLEEADDDSHLQSDWSDRQDLKRQFQGLTNIKWGPR, from the exons ATGGTTCAGCTGCACGTCAAACGAGGAGATGAGAGTCAGTTTCTCTTCAATACTACAGTAGATGTCTCGATTGATACACTAAACCAGCAGGTCAGCGCCATCTATAATGGACGATTAAAAGTGGACAGGATCTGCACTG AAATTCCAGAGCTGGCAGATCATGGCGTCTCTCTTCCACCGAATATGCAGGGCCTGACCGATGATCAGATCAtggagctcaaactgaaggatgaATGGGAAGACCGCTGTATTCCCAGCAGTGGTGCTGAGTTTAAGAAGGATGAGCTTGGACGTCGAAATGGACATG CTCCAAACGAGAAGATGAAAGAAGTTTTAAGGAAAACAGTGGAGGAAGCCAAAGCTTTAATCTCAAAT AAACAAGTGCAAGCAAATGTTTGTGTTACCATGGATATGGTCACAGAGGCTCTGGACCAGTTGCGAGGAGCTGTGATGATAGTTTACCCAATGGGGTTGCCGCCACATGATCCAATAAGGATGGAGTTTGAAAATCAAGAGGATCTTACTGGAACACAG GCCTCATTGCAGGTAATCCCAGAAGAAGATGCTCAGCTCTGGTGggcatctaaagaactgcagagGGGCAAAAAGCTGCAGGAATATGTTGGGAAAAATGAGAAAACGAAAATTATTGTGAAAATTCAGAAG AAAGGCCAGGGTGCACCAGCGCGAGAACCAGTAGTGAGTGAAGACGAACAAAAAAAGATGATGCTGCACTATTACAAGAGGCAGGAAGAACTAAAA aaactagAAGAGGCAGATGATGACTCGCATCTTCAGTCCGATTGGTCAGACAGACAGGACCTAAAAAGACAGTTCCAAGGACTCACAAATATCAAATGGGGCCCCAGATAG
- the eva1c gene encoding protein eva-1 homolog C: MILARHLRSCRAPGLCVQILYSVLILWTKEMDGLSDFSNYLFRIINSQSAQACDGDLLLLRCPRHSTITIQSAFYGQSATLPGIVPGMKCQWRNHSCSASTALQKVLSECQGHRNCQFLVNHQVFGRDPCPGTPKYLHVSYMCKPTEHKKRVTCEGDRLLLHCKYPKVLNIYSAVYGRQMEEEDLCPSEKQEPPPFECVFHGAVDVVSNICYGKQRCFFTVDEEHFKNPCPPGTKKYITVLYACVPQSLLKEADPSSFQTTSVPNQSTKGEHPVIRSSKFPENRIIVSNSLMAYGYITEHPEMAGLLFTSSVCVGLLIVLIAVSTQLTCSRHLNTTKTSRKKSRTHLEEEEPMNQDNDEEDEDEKVSLMDSSNLSEVGRKVYCWEDVTYTTEAAELMERIERRELVIQEIRMNAYLNGNTCILHSYMPTVTQNVQQL; the protein is encoded by the exons ATGATCTTAGCGCGGCACCTGAGAAGCTGCCGGGCACCTGGGCTGTGTGTTCAAATACTTTACAGTGTACTCATACTGTGGACCAAAGAAATGGACGGACTCTCCGATTTCTCAA ATTATCTGTTTAGGATTATCAACAGTCAATCAGCTCAAGCCTGTGATGGAGATCTCCTGCTCCTTAGGTGTCCACGACACTCCACCATAACTATTCAGTCTGCATTTTATGGACAGAGCGCAACCCTTCCCGGGATCGTGCCAGGAATGAAATGCCAATGGCGTAATCACAGCTGCTCAGCTTCCACAGCGCTGCAG AAAGTGCTCTCTGAATGCCAAGGTCACAGAAATTGCCAGTTTCTGGTTAATCATCAAGTCTTTGGTCGAGATCCTTGTCCTGGAACCCCTAAATACCTCCATGTATCATACATGTGTAAACCTA CAGAGCACAAGAAGAGAGTAACATGTGAGGGAGATCGACTTTTGCTGCACTGCAAGTATCCAAAAGTGCTGAATATCTACTCTGCTGTTTATGGAAGACAGATGGAGGAGGAAGACTTGTGCCCATCAGAGAAACAAGAACCTCCACCATTTG AATGTGTTTTTCATGGAGCTGTTGATGTGGTATCCAACATCTGCTATGGAAAACAGAGATGTTTTTTTACCGTAGATGAGGAACATTTCAAAAACCCCTGCCCTCCTGGAACAAAAAAGTATATCACTGTCCTCTATGCATGCG TTCCTCAAAGTTTACTCAAGGAGGCTGATCCCAGCAGTTTCCAAACTACCTCAGTTCCTAACCAAAGCACCAAAG GGGAACACCCAGTTATCAGAAGTTCAAAGTTTCCAGAGAATAGGATTATTGTCAGCAATTCGCTAATGGCATATGGCTACATTACAG AGCATCCGGAGATGGCAGGACTGCTCTTCACGTCGAGTGTTTGTGTAGGACTTCTGATTGTTCTAATAGCTGTTTCAACACAGCTAACCTGCAGTAGACATCTAAATACAACTAAAACTTCCAGGAAGAAGAGTAGAACTCATTTAGAAGAGGAGGAGCCAATGAACCAGGATAATGATGAGGAAGATGAAGATGAGAAAGTGTCACTAATGGATAGCTCTAACCTGTCAGAGGTTGGCAGGAAGGTGTATTGCTGGGAAGATGTGACATACACCACAGAGGCAGCAGAGCTGATGGAGAGGATTGAGCGCAGAGAGCTTGTGATTCAGGAGATCAGGATGAATGCATACCTCAATGGAAACACATGCATCCTGCATTCATACATGCCAACTGTTACACAAAATGTGCAGCAGCTATAG
- the LOC141299493 gene encoding heat shock factor protein encodes MKQSHCVPAFISKLWTLVEAASTNDLISWSQDGCSFLVQDEQRFSKEVLPLYFKHSNMTSFVRQLNMYGFHKVVHMDAGLPKADGQVNCVEFQHENFRRAQPHLLGLIRRKVSVSRGVEEGGQMSQVLIQVSHVRDWQDSSDLKLTALCRDNQSLWRELDSLRQNYQQQHKILSKIIKFIINIVQSNGIKGCKRRLPMIDNTGEFQSAPKYARSFSVNPTLTTSPPQEVPSLQELDVSPADVYSNGMIISDITHLLDPTPEPSRESVTESLPATHTTFLAPASPTLPSMELALTLLDDPAAQESEEIPERNDVSDPLALIDSSLAAICSCSPPSPELDSFSKIFSPGCHISAGEDYDTKPDSKQRCQNEADALPYNDTVTQQQSLQQNADLEQEHYDNGEYSDFLPSLLQLAQEASSLSFSNTTLPLELSFVI; translated from the exons ATGAAACAAAGCCATTGCGTCCCAGCTTTTATCAGCAAACTTTGGACACTTGTAGAGGCTGCGTCAACAAATGACCTGATCTCCTGGAGCCAA GATGGCTGCAGTTTTCTTGTCCAGGACGAGCAGCGGTTCAGCAAGGAAGTCCTGCCTCTTTACTTCAAACATAGCAACATGACCAGCTTTGTGCGCCAGCTCAATATGT ATGGCTTTCACAAAGTGGTACATATGGATGCAGGCTTGCCTAAAGCTGACGGCCAGGTGAATTGTGTCGAGTTTCAGCACGAGAACTTCCGGAGAGCTCAACCTCATCTGTTGGGCCTCATCCGCAGGAAG GTTTCAGTTAGCCGTGGAGTTGAAGAGGGTGGGCAGATGTCTCAGGTACTCATTCAGGTTAGTCATGTCAGAGACTGGCAAGACTCCTCAGACCTCAAACTCACGGCTTTGTGCAG GGATAATCAGAGCTTGTGGAGAGAACTAGACTCATTAAGACAGAACTATCAGCAGCAACACAAAATCCTAAGCAAG ATTATAAAGTTCATCATCAACATCGTCCAGTCAAACGGGATAAAAGGTTGTAAAAGAAGACT CCCCATGATCGACAATACCGGGGAGTTTCAGTCTGCACCAAAATATGCCCGCTCCTTCAGTGTGAATCCCACCCTTACCACTTCCCCTCCCCAGGAGGTCCCTTCATTGCAAGAG CTGGATGTGTCACCAGCTGATGTGTACTCGAATGGCATGATCATTTCTGATATCACCCATCTGCTGGATCCCACACCAGAGCCTAGCAG AGAGTCAGTGACCGAAAGCCTTCCCGCAACTCACACCACTTTTTTAGCTCCCGCCTCCCCGACTCTGCCCTCCATGGAGCTTGCGTTGACTTTGCTGGATGACCCAGCTGCCCAGGAGTCTGAGGAGATACCTGAAAG AAATGATGTGTCTGATCCACTGGCGCTTATTGACTCCAGTTTAGCCGCGATCTGCTCATGTTCTCCACCCTCACCAGAACTGGACAGTTTCAGCAAG ATCTTTAGTCCTGGCTGCCACATCTCTGCTGGTGAAGACTACGACACAAAACCAGACAGCAAACAGAGATGCCAGAATGAAGCCGACGCGCTACCTTACAACGACACAG TTACACAGCAGCAGAGCCTGCAACAAAATGCAGACCTGGAGCAAGAGCACTACGATAATGGagaatattcagattttttgccATCGCTTCTGCAACTGGCGCAGGAAGCGTCCAGCCTCTCCTTCAGTAACACTACACTGCCTTTAGAGCTCTCTTTTGTCATTTAA